The window AAAAGGGCCCAAGGATAGAAACGTAAAAACTCTTCCAATATTACTTTCTGATGTTAAAAGATAGGAACAAAAACACGTGATAGAGAGAGAATGCTCTGAGAATGGAAATGTTCGAGAGACTTAGAGAGAGAGACGCGAAACCAAGGACTCTGCTAGGGTTCCACCCTTCTCCACCGATCACCGACAGAAACTCACACCAGAGATGATGAAGACAATTGTCAAAGAATGGAAAATACACGCTAAGGTACTGAATGATACTCTCAACTATTTTATTCAACCTCAAAATGACTGAATACAAAAGTTTTTATACTGATATGAGCTGTaactgaaaaatatttgttttgtttatattctaACACTCCTCCTAAACAAAACAGTACaaagaaaatgatttaaatgcaaaaactctctttttcactGATTGATGGGTGAAAAAAACTCCATCTCCGGCGAACCTTCGCCACTTCTACCGATTAACAATCGGTAAAAACTCCTCCTGAAGCTTTGAAAACGATTTTCACCAATTAAAATCGTGAAAAATCTTCTCTCTGAGCCGATCTACCCAATGAGACGAAAACCTTAGTTTTTCGTTACCCCTTTATGCTGATCTGCTCTGATCTCCACCTTCTCAACTCCAATATGCTTTCTAAGTGTTAGAAAGCGTTCCTCTTTTAATGCCTTGGTGAGTATATCTGCAATCTGGTCTTCGGATCTGCAGTATACCACTTCGAGCTTTCCTTTTCCAACTTGCTCTCTGATTAAATGAAACTGTGTCTCAATGTGCTTACTCCTACCGTGAGATGTAGGGTGCTTAGTCAGGTCAATAGCTAACTTGTTATCAACAAGCAGTCTGACCCTCTCTGTAACTTCTATCCTCAGTTCCTTCATCAATGAGTCAAGCCAAGCTGCTTGACAAGTGGCCTCACACGCTGCAATGTACTCTGCCTCACATGAGGAGAGAGCTACAACAGATTCCTTAAAAAAGTTCCATGATATTGGAGctccatttaagaaaaaaacataccCTGCTGTACTATTTCTATCACCCTTGTCTCCACACCAATCTGAGTCTGAATAGCCCGTAACTCGCACCTCTCCTCCTGATTCATCCTTAGGCAGCAAAATTCCATAACTTGTGGTACCTTTTAAGTACCTCAATATCCTTTTAATCGTATTCAGATGAGATACCATGGGATTCTGCATAAACCTACTCACCAAACCCACACTATAGTTGATATCTGGTCTTGTATTACACAGATATCTCAAGCTTCCAACCATTCTTCTATACTCCGTAGGATCTATAGCCTCCTCCTCAGGATCTCTCTCAAGTTTCACCCCCACTTCTACTGGAGTATTAGCATAATTGCACTGACACATGTTAAACTTAGTTAGCATGTTCAATGCGTACCTAGATTGATATATCAGTATGCCTCTATCAGTTCTAGTGAACTCAATTCCAAGAAAGTAACTAAGCTCACCGAGGTCACTCATCTCAAACTCCTGTAGCATTTGTACTTTTAACCGAGCAATCCTCTCACTACTACTTCCTGTAATCAGCAAGTCATCCACATACAGGCACACAATCAATCTTTCTTCACCTTCATTCTCCTTATAACACTGAACATACACTCCATGTTCAGAAACACACTTCTCAAACCCGATACTACTCATGAACCTGTATATTCTCTGGTTCCAAGCCCTTGGAGCTTGCTTGAGCCCATACAGGGCCTTCTTCAACCTGTACACTTTGTCAAGTTGCTTCTTAACTTCAAAACCTTTGAGGTTGGACCACATACACCTTTTCCTCCAGGTCTCTATTTAGAAATGCAGACTTTACATCTAATTGATGTAAGGTCCAATTGTTCTGTATAGCAACTGAAACAACTAATCTCACAGTCTCCATCCTAGCCACAGGTGCAAACACCTCTTCATAATCAATTCCAGCCTGCTGCAAGAACCCTTTAGCCATCAACCTAGCCTTGTATCTGGTCACCACCCCTTGAGGATTTATCTTGGACTTGTAAATCCACTTCAGTGCTATGGGTCTCTTGTTAGGAGGTAATTCAGTTAGTTCCCAGGTTTGGTTCTTCCCAATAGAtccaatttcttccttcatAGCCCTGTACCACCTCTCATCCTTCACTACCTGCTCAAAGTTAACTGGTTCAGCTTCTGCTATCAAAGCAAAATGAACGAAATTACCCTCTGATGAGATAGTTGCATCATAGGCTAGGTTATAGTCTCTCAAGTGTGCTGGTAACTTAGTAACCCAAGAGGACCTCCTAACATTCTCCTCCCTTCTACATGCCTCTAAATCTGTTGCAGGTTCACTGTCCAATACAACAGTTGATCCTCCTTTCTCTACTAATTCCCACTGCCACTTTCCAGTTTCATCAACTCTTACATCTCTGCTAACTAAAGCTGCACCTGTTATGGGGTCATACAACTTATATCTTCCTATAACATGGTAGCCTATTAAGATCAGTGATACTCCTCTATCATCCAATTTCTTCCTCAGTTGGTCTGGCACATGTTTATAGCATAAAGAGCCAAAAATCTTCAGATGCTTAAGATCTAGCTTCACTCCAGTCCAAGCCTCCTCTGGTGTAATTCCACTCAACCTCTTAGTTGGAGATAAATTCAACACATAAGTAGTTGTAATCACAGCCTCACCCCATAGGAATTTTGGCAAACCCTTGCTCTTCAACATGCATCTCACCATATTTAGGATTGTTCTATTTTTCCTCTCTGCTGCCCCATTGTGTTGAGGCGTGTAGGGAGGAGTTACTTCAAGAACAATTCCTTCCTTCTCACAATACTCTCTGAACTCATTGGAAACATACTCTCCTCCTCCACCAGTTCTTAGATTCCTCAGTTTCTTTCCACTCTGTCTCTCCACCATGTTTTTAAACTTCTGGAAATACTGCAGTacctctccttttctcttcaGTAGGAATACCCAACACTTTATGGTCAGGTCATCTATGAACAATAAGAAATACTTGCTGCCACCAGGTGTTTCTATCTGCATAGGGCCACAAACATCTGAATATACTATCCCCAACTTCTCTGTAGATTTTTGAGGCAAAAATCTTTGGAAACTGCCACGGGTCTGCTTGCATTGAACACACTCTTTGTAGACAGCCCCTGGAATATCTACCTTTGGTAAGCCAATCACCATTTTCTTATGGCTTAGCATTGACAAATCTTGGAAATTCAGGTGTTCAAACCTGAGATGTCACAGCCACTCATCTTCCTCCTCTGCTGCAGTAAAACAATGATGGTTTACTGCCTTCATTGCCAACTTAAATGTCCTGTTTTGTGACAATTCAGCCTGTATCACCTTTTTTCCTTCTTGATTGAAGATACTCAAACAATTATTTTCCATCTTCATCACGCACCCCTTCTACAGTAGTTGTCCTAGGCTCAACAGGTTCGATTTCAGCCCTGGTATATACAATACCTCCTCAATTACAACCTCTTTTCCCCCTGTTTCCCTCAGAACAACTCTGTCTGACCCTTCTGCATTCATTCTTCTTTCATCAGCACAACGGATTTTACCCTGCACAACCTCCTTGATTCCCACAAACCAATCTTTTCTGCCTCTCATGTGGGTAGAACACCTAGAATCAAGATACCATACATCCTCTTCTGACAAATCTTCTTCTGTTCTGGCCATCAACATCACAGCTTCACCATCTGATTCCTCCTCCTGAGCCAAATTAGCCCTTTTCTGTGGCTTGTTCTTTGCACCTTCACCACTCCAGCAATCCTTGGCAAAATGACAAAGTTTTTGATAATTGTAGCATTTTACCTTCTTCTTGTCAAATTTCCAATCACTTTTCTGGGGGTTAAAGTCCTTAGGATTTTACTTACCACATAATCTTCCATCATCTTGTCACCGCAAGCTCTCATCTTGTTAACCAGTTCCTGCACCCTATCAAAATACTCAGTCACACTCTCATCTTGTCACCGCAAGCTCTCAAGGTTTCGAACTGTCTCATTAATGCTTGCAATTTCACCTTTGCATTCCTGTCTCCATCACCATAAGTCCTCATCAAAATGCCCCAGGCCTCCTTTGTAGTTTCAGCATTTGAGATTTTGTTAAAAATCTTCTGGTTGACACACTGGTACATCAGAAATTTGGCTTTACTGTCAAGTTTGGCCATCAATTTGtgttctttcctctcttcttgGGATGCTTTTTCACTCAATTCAGGTACTCCCTCTTCAATAACCTCCAGAACATCTTGAAACCCAAATACAAAACGCATCTTGATTCTCCAATCATCAAACTGCTTGCCATCAAACATGGGCAGTGGTCCCTATATCCCCCCAACGTTCGCCATCACAATCTTGCAAACTTTCTTGCAGGTTCTTT of the Vigna radiata var. radiata cultivar VC1973A unplaced genomic scaffold, Vradiata_ver6 scaffold_606, whole genome shotgun sequence genome contains:
- the LOC106755530 gene encoding uncharacterized protein LOC106755530, producing MSSIGFEKCVSEHGVYVQCYKENEGEERLIVCLYVDDLLITGSSSERIARLKVQMLQEFEMSDLGELSYFLGIEFTRTDRGILIYQSRYALNMLTKFNMCQCNYANTPVEVGVKLERDPEEEAIDPTEYRRMVGSLRYLCNTRPDINYSVGLVSRFMQNPMVSHLNTIKRILRYLKGTTSYGILLPKDESGGEVRVTGYSDSDWCGDKGDRNSTAGYVFFLNGAPISWNFFKESVVALSSCEAEYIAACEATCQAAWLDSLMKELRIEVTERVRLLVDNKLAIDLTKHPTSHGRSKHIETQFHLIREQVGKGKLEVVYCRSEDQIADILTKALKEERFLTLRKHIGVEKVEIRADQHKGVTKN
- the LOC106755531 gene encoding uncharacterized protein LOC106755531 — protein: MFDGKQFDDWRIKMRFVFGFQDVLEVIEEGVPELSEKASQEERKEHKLMAKLDSKAKFLMYQCVNQKIFNKISNAETTKEAWGILMRTYGDGDRNAKELVNKMRACGDKMMEDYVDCWSGEGAKNKPQKRANLAQEEESDGEAVMLMARTEEDLSEEDVWYLDSRCSTHMRGRKDWFVGIKEVVQGKIRCADERRMNAEGSDRVVLRETGGKEVVIEEQRRKMSGCDISGLNT